A DNA window from Chryseobacterium sp. MEBOG06 contains the following coding sequences:
- a CDS encoding GH92 family glycosyl hydrolase, giving the protein MKKRLIAFSLFMTQIISAQNYSQYVNPFIGTGGHGHTFPGAIVPFGMVQLSPDTRIDGSWDGCSGYHYSDSVIYGFSHTHLNGTGVSDYGDIMLMPTMGNPSLNIKDYSSKFSHKNEKATAGYYAVKLDKNNIGVRLTTTKRVGCHEYTFNNAGNANIILDLNHRDKLLEGEVKIIDDKTIEVFRRSEAWATNQYIYARIEFSKPMKISKKEVNGKQENTLFTGTRLALAFSTDVKKGEKISIKVSLSPTGYEGSEKNMLAEAQNLDFEAVKKQAETNWDQELSKIEVKSEDKNKLSIFYTALYHVFTQPNINMDVDGRYRGRDNKLYTANGFDYYTVFSLWDTFRGVHPLMTLIDRKRTADFINTFIRQYEQGGKLPVWELASNETECMIGYHSVSVIADAMAKGIQGFDYEKAYQASKSSAMQDIFGLNAYKQNNYISIDDEHESVSKTVEYAYDDWCIAQMAKILGKKEDYQYFMKRSQNWKNLYNPKTGFIQPRKNGNWYEPFDPREVNNNYTEGNSWHYSYSVQQDIPGLIAAHGGKEKFEQFIDAIFTASDQTTGREQVDITGLMGQYAQGNEPSHHIAYLYNYVDKPEKTDSKIKYILDNFYKNTPDGLIGNEDCGQMSAWYVLSSMGIYSVTPGLPEWETTTPYFDEIKIHLEDGTTRTITKNAGKAELKKLGFENIKPVKDFKYTQQTASPVIAAERIFDFNTKVEITPINPGDKVYYMTLDESDSNKRKTFTAYKGPFSISKTTQVQAYAERNGEKSSVTTAHFNRRPNYWDITILSKATPQYSASGKLALIDGIRGDINWRKGEWQGYQGQNFEAIVDFKSPQQITSLSSSYLQDSRAWILMPKKVEYYASMNGKDFILLKTIANDIDAKDEKVQIKDFYTDILPTEARYIKIKAYYFGKLPEWHQGAGGEAYIFIDEISVK; this is encoded by the coding sequence GATATTATGCTGATGCCCACGATGGGAAATCCAAGCCTGAACATTAAGGATTATTCTTCAAAATTTTCGCACAAAAATGAAAAAGCCACAGCCGGATATTATGCTGTAAAGCTGGATAAAAATAACATCGGTGTCCGCCTTACGACAACAAAGAGAGTGGGTTGTCATGAATATACTTTCAATAATGCAGGGAATGCCAATATCATTTTAGACCTCAACCACCGAGACAAGCTTCTGGAAGGTGAGGTAAAGATCATTGATGATAAAACCATTGAAGTATTCAGAAGAAGTGAGGCATGGGCTACCAACCAGTATATCTATGCCAGAATTGAATTTTCAAAACCTATGAAAATTTCTAAAAAGGAGGTCAACGGAAAACAGGAAAATACTCTTTTTACAGGAACAAGGCTTGCTCTTGCATTTTCAACTGATGTTAAAAAAGGAGAAAAGATCAGTATCAAAGTATCACTTTCGCCCACAGGTTATGAAGGCTCTGAAAAAAACATGCTGGCTGAAGCTCAAAATCTTGATTTTGAAGCAGTAAAAAAGCAGGCCGAAACCAACTGGGATCAGGAACTCTCAAAAATTGAAGTGAAGTCTGAAGATAAAAATAAACTCTCTATATTCTATACAGCCCTCTATCATGTTTTTACCCAGCCCAACATCAATATGGACGTGGACGGTAGATACAGAGGGCGTGATAATAAGCTTTACACAGCAAACGGTTTTGATTATTATACGGTATTCTCACTTTGGGATACTTTCAGAGGAGTACATCCTCTGATGACTTTAATCGACAGAAAAAGAACTGCTGATTTCATCAATACTTTTATCAGACAATATGAACAGGGCGGCAAACTTCCGGTTTGGGAACTCGCATCCAATGAAACGGAATGTATGATTGGTTACCATTCTGTTTCTGTAATTGCTGATGCCATGGCCAAAGGAATTCAGGGATTTGATTATGAAAAAGCCTATCAGGCTTCCAAAAGCTCAGCAATGCAGGATATTTTCGGATTGAATGCCTATAAACAAAATAATTATATCAGCATAGATGATGAGCATGAAAGCGTTTCGAAAACAGTAGAATATGCCTATGATGACTGGTGTATTGCCCAGATGGCAAAGATTTTAGGCAAGAAAGAAGACTATCAGTATTTCATGAAACGTTCTCAAAACTGGAAAAACCTTTACAACCCTAAAACAGGTTTTATACAGCCCAGAAAGAATGGAAACTGGTATGAACCTTTTGACCCGAGGGAAGTCAACAACAATTATACGGAAGGAAATTCCTGGCATTATTCTTATTCTGTACAACAGGATATTCCGGGACTTATTGCAGCACATGGGGGGAAAGAAAAATTTGAACAGTTTATCGATGCTATCTTTACAGCTTCAGATCAGACAACAGGGAGAGAACAGGTGGATATCACCGGACTGATGGGCCAGTATGCCCAGGGAAATGAGCCAAGCCATCATATCGCATACCTCTATAATTATGTAGATAAACCCGAAAAAACAGATTCTAAAATAAAATATATCCTTGATAATTTCTACAAAAATACTCCGGACGGACTGATTGGAAATGAAGACTGTGGCCAAATGAGTGCGTGGTATGTTTTAAGTTCAATGGGTATTTATTCTGTAACTCCGGGATTGCCTGAATGGGAAACCACTACTCCTTATTTTGATGAGATTAAAATTCATCTTGAAGATGGAACTACCAGAACTATTACTAAAAATGCGGGTAAAGCAGAGCTTAAAAAACTGGGATTTGAAAATATAAAACCGGTCAAAGATTTTAAATATACTCAGCAGACAGCCTCACCGGTTATTGCAGCAGAACGGATCTTTGACTTCAATACCAAAGTTGAGATCACTCCAATTAATCCGGGAGACAAGGTATACTACATGACTCTGGATGAAAGTGACAGCAATAAAAGGAAGACCTTTACAGCTTATAAAGGCCCGTTTTCTATCAGCAAAACGACACAGGTTCAGGCTTATGCTGAAAGAAACGGGGAAAAAAGTTCTGTTACGACGGCTCATTTTAACAGAAGACCCAATTACTGGGACATTACGATCCTGTCCAAGGCCACTCCACAATATAGTGCCAGCGGGAAACTGGCTCTTATTGATGGGATAAGAGGTGATATTAATTGGAGGAAGGGCGAGTGGCAGGGCTATCAGGGTCAAAATTTTGAAGCAATTGTCGATTTTAAATCTCCACAGCAGATTACATCTTTATCTTCCAGTTATCTTCAGGACAGCAGAGCATGGATTCTGATGCCTAAAAAAGTGGAATATTACGCTTCTATGAACGGAAAAGATTTTATTCTTCTGAAGACCATTGCCAACGATATTGATGCTAAGGATGAGAAGGTACAGATCAAAGATTTTTATACTGATATTCTTCCTACTGAAGCAAGATATATAAAAATAAAAGCCTACTACTTCGGAAAACTTCCGGAATGGCATCAGGGAGCCGGTGGAGAAGCTTATATCTTTATCGATGAGATTTCTGTAAAATAA
- a CDS encoding phytanoyl-CoA dioxygenase family protein, with protein sequence MSLKSLETCKSHIFEYGFTVINNVFLQTEIEAIEQILRNIDTSKENFRKSEDLFAIRQFLKEVPEIKDLVFNDNIKIVIKEIFGDKYFVVKSIYFDKPETSNWYVAYHQDLTISVDKKIDLPNFGPWTTKQNQFAVQPPLKILENIYTIRIHLDDTDENNGALKVVPKSHAKGIYRPETIDWTVETEEICNVEKGGIMIMKPLTLHGSNRTTNGRKRRVIHIEFSDMQLPEVLQWSEKMN encoded by the coding sequence ATGAGTTTAAAAAGCTTAGAAACCTGTAAAAGCCATATTTTTGAATATGGCTTTACTGTTATAAATAATGTGTTCTTACAGACAGAAATTGAAGCAATAGAACAAATTTTAAGGAATATAGATACTTCAAAAGAGAATTTCAGGAAATCTGAAGACCTTTTTGCGATAAGACAGTTTTTAAAAGAAGTTCCGGAAATTAAAGATCTTGTTTTTAACGACAATATTAAAATAGTGATTAAGGAAATCTTCGGAGATAAATATTTCGTCGTAAAAAGTATTTATTTTGATAAGCCCGAAACCTCCAACTGGTACGTAGCATATCATCAGGATCTGACTATTTCTGTGGATAAAAAGATAGATTTGCCAAATTTCGGTCCGTGGACAACGAAGCAGAATCAGTTTGCTGTGCAGCCTCCGTTGAAGATTTTGGAAAACATTTATACCATCAGAATCCATCTGGATGATACGGATGAAAACAACGGGGCATTAAAAGTAGTTCCAAAATCCCATGCCAAAGGAATTTACAGACCGGAAACCATTGACTGGACAGTAGAAACGGAAGAAATCTGTAACGTAGAGAAAGGCGGAATCATGATTATGAAACCTCTTACCCTTCATGGTTCAAACAGAACAACTAATGGTAGGAAGAGAAGAGTGATTCACATCGAATTTTCAGACATGCAGCTTCCGGAAGTCTTACAGTGGTCAGAAAAAATGAATTAA
- a CDS encoding dicarboxylate/amino acid:cation symporter, protein MKGQNKLFIAIIIALTLGVGIGGIVHVKYPESAEPFSKNIKLLGTVFIRLVQMIIAPLVFTTLVVGIAKMSDIKMIGRVGTKAMLWFISASLISLFIGLILVNWLEPGHVTKLPIQDVASADELLKSSKSFSMEDFVKHMIPKSLFEAFATNEVLQIVIFAVMFGVALANLGEDYSKPVVKLFDIIAHAILKMVGYIMWFAPLGVLGAIAAVVSTNGFEIFKVYAIYLRDFFFAIGVLWLVLLLVGYLILGNRLFDLLKRIKEPLLIAFSTTSSEAVFPKLVEELEKFGCNSRVVSFILPLGYSFNLDGSMMYMTFASIFIAQIYGIEMTLGQQITMLLVLMLTSKGIAGVPRASLVIIVATCSMFGIPPEGIALILPIDHFCDMGRSMTNVLGNTLATSAVSKWEGQLTEPLDKI, encoded by the coding sequence ATGAAAGGACAGAATAAACTTTTTATAGCAATTATCATTGCACTTACCCTTGGAGTAGGAATTGGAGGGATAGTACATGTGAAGTATCCGGAAAGTGCAGAACCTTTTTCCAAGAATATAAAACTTTTGGGAACTGTTTTTATCAGATTGGTACAGATGATTATTGCTCCCCTGGTTTTTACAACTTTGGTAGTAGGAATTGCCAAAATGAGTGATATCAAAATGATCGGAAGAGTAGGAACAAAAGCAATGCTTTGGTTTATCTCCGCTTCTTTGATTTCTCTTTTCATAGGATTGATACTTGTTAACTGGCTGGAGCCGGGGCATGTAACGAAACTGCCAATTCAGGATGTTGCATCTGCGGACGAGCTTCTTAAAAGCAGTAAGAGCTTTTCTATGGAAGACTTTGTAAAACACATGATTCCTAAAAGTTTATTTGAGGCATTTGCTACCAATGAAGTGTTGCAGATCGTTATATTTGCCGTAATGTTTGGAGTTGCACTGGCTAATTTAGGGGAAGACTATTCTAAACCTGTAGTGAAACTTTTTGATATTATTGCCCATGCTATTCTTAAAATGGTAGGGTATATCATGTGGTTTGCTCCATTAGGAGTATTGGGAGCCATTGCAGCAGTAGTTTCGACTAATGGTTTTGAAATCTTTAAAGTATATGCAATTTATTTAAGGGACTTCTTTTTTGCAATAGGAGTACTGTGGCTTGTACTTTTATTAGTAGGGTATTTAATTTTAGGAAATCGTCTTTTTGATCTTTTAAAAAGAATTAAAGAACCATTATTGATCGCTTTCTCTACTACGAGTTCGGAAGCGGTATTTCCAAAATTGGTGGAAGAACTTGAAAAATTCGGATGCAACAGCAGGGTAGTATCTTTTATCTTACCGCTGGGATATTCTTTCAATCTGGATGGAAGCATGATGTATATGACCTTTGCTTCAATATTTATTGCTCAGATCTATGGTATCGAAATGACTCTTGGACAGCAGATCACCATGCTTTTGGTGCTGATGCTTACTTCAAAAGGAATTGCAGGAGTTCCGAGAGCTTCACTGGTTATTATTGTGGCAACATGCTCTATGTTTGGAATTCCGCCGGAAGGGATCGCTTTAATCTTACCAATTGACCATTTCTGTGATATGGGAAGAAGTATGACAAACGTATTAGGAAATACATTAGCAACTTCTGCTGTTTCGAAATGGGAAGGGCAATTAACAGAGCCATTGGACAAAATCTAA
- a CDS encoding BON domain-containing protein produces MKKTIAMAALAVAVSFGAVSCKKKISDADLQTQATTVVTSNPGASVEVKDGVAHLSGTFADAQSKDAMVTKLKAINGIKEVMDMSTVAAAPAPAVETTSAVDPAVQKKVQDAVKDFPSVKVEIVNGQLTLTGNVSSLQARKIKESVDALKIGKYNNNLIVK; encoded by the coding sequence ATGAAAAAAACTATCGCAATGGCTGCATTAGCTGTAGCTGTATCCTTCGGGGCAGTTTCTTGTAAAAAGAAAATTTCTGATGCCGATCTTCAGACTCAGGCTACAACTGTAGTAACTTCAAATCCCGGTGCTTCTGTAGAAGTAAAAGATGGTGTAGCTCACTTAAGCGGAACTTTCGCTGACGCTCAGTCTAAAGATGCAATGGTTACAAAATTAAAAGCCATTAACGGAATAAAAGAAGTAATGGATATGAGTACTGTAGCTGCAGCTCCGGCTCCGGCTGTTGAGACTACATCTGCTGTAGATCCTGCTGTTCAGAAAAAAGTTCAGGATGCGGTAAAAGATTTCCCTTCTGTAAAAGTAGAAATTGTAAACGGACAGCTTACTCTTACAGGAAATGTTTCCAGCCTACAGGCTAGAAAGATTAAAGAATCTGTAGATGCTTTGAAAATCGGAAAATATAACAACAACCTAATTGTAAAATAA
- a CDS encoding SH3 domain-containing protein: protein MGELQDKYSSVVSAAQSAGISNLQVQEQDGILYVSGNASNTAAKDAVWNALGAIDSTYSSSDINIDVQVAGLASGASLTVATEDSNLNIRQEPSTEAAVVGKAAKGSSVTLIEQTSDDWWKVKTTDGQEGYAYSRYLKA, encoded by the coding sequence ATGGGCGAATTACAAGATAAATATTCAAGCGTAGTTTCAGCAGCACAATCAGCTGGAATTTCAAACCTTCAGGTTCAGGAGCAGGACGGTATTCTTTATGTTTCCGGTAATGCTTCCAATACAGCAGCAAAAGACGCAGTATGGAATGCTTTAGGAGCTATTGATTCTACCTATTCTTCTTCAGATATTAATATTGACGTACAGGTTGCAGGTCTTGCTTCCGGAGCTTCATTAACTGTTGCAACGGAAGATTCTAATCTGAATATCAGACAGGAGCCTTCTACTGAAGCTGCAGTAGTAGGTAAAGCTGCTAAAGGTTCTTCTGTAACTTTAATTGAACAAACTTCTGATGACTGGTGGAAAGTAAAAACTACTGACGGTCAGGAAGGCTATGCGTATTCAAGATATTTGAAGGCATAA
- a CDS encoding TonB-dependent receptor: MKRFLFLMLLVCGMLIVPAQKLYINGKVSDSGKKPVENITVYLIKAKDSSIVNYTATNNEGKFSLKIDNQEEPSILKIDNEKLSYSKRFEKIDQPLSLDDIILEQKKIINIDEVKITVSPVKIKNDTVEFSASALKVRPDSNILELLKQVPGVEVSNDDKITVNGKNVDQIMVNGKPFFDKDGKMALQNLPADIIKNIQVTTTKTKQEEFGKKTPKSQNATINFNIDEKKNKGLITRAIVGYGSDKRYEGSGMVSYFKGNTKVSLMLSSNNINSRSVSGDNVFDNMGSIRGGGTQSSGGGILRSSTIGLNYNDKLSEDADLDNLSLKYSVSNRETASKVSRTTLLPDNILKTNSENSNKNESRQYSFDNSTRIKLDPETNIYISPSFSRSEGFSSGRSKSSTSKNDQLLNESQSSNTTDSENNTFSPNINFSKNLKKKGRVISARVNTSISESKTNTINLSQNTFYGESGITTDNRNQLQKNRSQGNDYSFNAGYTEPISDSATISMEMNYTSKLSRDFRDFNDFDNTTGQYSKYNILLSNSMEQRINQFSPELSFYLTKKKISTWATVNLDISDMKVNSVFKGQQYELKKNFALPRYMVNVQYVLSERQRLIVSNSSGFTVPSAEKLIPYKDESDPLATYTGNPDLKNSWMSTSMISFNSYNIVSGINYYINAGFIYRNNDVINYTRYDDTGKQIVTYDNISGNKSFNISSSLNKTFKWQDKKLIISPRFLMSYMYNNSSINGQLIKSNSYSISPSLNFNFDIKDKLSIKPSYSLNYNFSKYSNSDINSINTTSQSLKLELTNYLFQSRFVFGNDFEYNTNSNIAPGFKKDFYFWNTSLGYAFYKKQFTAKIKIYDVLNQNQSVRRTITDTYFEDREDLILKRYIMFSISMKLNTFKGKK; the protein is encoded by the coding sequence ATGAAGAGATTCTTGTTTTTGATGTTGCTGGTATGTGGTATGCTGATAGTGCCTGCACAAAAACTTTATATTAACGGAAAAGTGTCTGACTCTGGGAAAAAGCCGGTAGAAAATATTACCGTCTATTTGATTAAGGCAAAAGATTCATCTATTGTCAATTATACAGCAACCAACAACGAAGGGAAATTTTCATTGAAAATAGACAATCAGGAAGAGCCCTCCATTCTGAAAATTGATAACGAAAAGCTGTCTTATTCTAAGAGATTTGAAAAAATTGATCAACCCTTATCTTTGGATGATATAATTCTTGAACAAAAAAAAATAATCAATATTGATGAGGTAAAGATCACTGTTTCTCCTGTAAAAATAAAAAATGATACAGTAGAATTCAGCGCGTCTGCACTTAAAGTGCGCCCTGACAGCAATATTCTGGAACTGCTGAAACAGGTTCCCGGAGTTGAAGTCAGCAATGATGATAAAATCACGGTCAACGGCAAGAATGTTGACCAGATTATGGTCAATGGAAAACCTTTTTTCGATAAAGACGGAAAAATGGCTCTTCAAAATCTTCCGGCAGACATTATTAAAAATATTCAGGTTACCACTACCAAAACAAAACAGGAAGAATTCGGCAAAAAAACTCCTAAGTCTCAAAATGCCACTATCAATTTTAATATTGATGAAAAGAAAAACAAAGGCCTGATTACAAGAGCAATCGTTGGCTATGGTTCAGATAAACGATATGAGGGAAGCGGAATGGTAAGTTATTTTAAAGGAAATACTAAAGTAAGCCTGATGCTTTCGTCAAATAATATCAATTCAAGAAGTGTTTCCGGTGATAATGTTTTTGATAATATGGGAAGTATCAGAGGTGGCGGAACACAAAGCAGTGGCGGCGGGATTCTGAGATCTTCAACCATTGGGCTTAATTACAATGACAAACTTTCAGAAGATGCAGATCTGGACAACCTCAGCTTAAAATACTCCGTGTCTAACAGAGAAACGGCATCAAAAGTATCCAGAACAACTCTTCTTCCGGATAATATTCTAAAAACAAATTCTGAAAACAGTAATAAAAATGAGTCGAGGCAATATAGTTTTGATAATTCTACCAGAATAAAACTAGATCCTGAAACCAATATTTATATATCACCCTCTTTTTCAAGATCAGAAGGCTTCAGCTCAGGAAGATCAAAATCTTCAACATCAAAAAATGACCAGCTTCTGAATGAAAGCCAGTCTTCTAATACTACAGACAGCGAAAATAATACTTTCAGTCCCAACATCAATTTTTCTAAAAATCTGAAGAAAAAAGGACGTGTAATCTCTGCAAGGGTCAACACTTCAATTTCCGAATCCAAGACCAATACTATTAACCTCTCCCAAAATACATTTTACGGAGAATCCGGAATTACAACAGATAACAGAAACCAGCTGCAAAAAAACAGAAGCCAGGGTAATGACTATAGCTTCAATGCAGGATACACAGAACCGATCTCCGATTCTGCAACCATAAGTATGGAAATGAACTACACTTCAAAATTATCCAGGGATTTCAGGGACTTTAATGATTTCGATAATACTACGGGACAATATTCCAAATACAATATTCTTTTGTCAAACAGTATGGAACAAAGAATCAATCAGTTCTCCCCTGAGCTTTCTTTTTATCTTACAAAAAAGAAAATAAGTACGTGGGCCACTGTGAATCTTGATATTTCGGACATGAAGGTGAATTCTGTCTTTAAAGGCCAGCAATATGAGCTTAAGAAAAACTTTGCTCTTCCAAGATACATGGTAAATGTTCAATATGTTCTTTCTGAACGCCAAAGATTAATAGTGTCAAACTCTTCAGGATTCACTGTTCCAAGTGCTGAAAAATTAATTCCTTATAAGGATGAATCGGATCCTCTGGCCACCTATACCGGAAATCCGGATCTGAAAAATTCATGGATGTCCACCAGCATGATCTCTTTTAACAGCTATAATATTGTTTCCGGTATCAATTACTATATCAATGCAGGTTTTATTTACAGAAACAATGATGTCATTAATTATACCCGATATGATGATACCGGGAAGCAAATTGTCACTTATGATAATATCAGCGGAAATAAAAGCTTTAATATAAGTTCAAGTTTAAACAAAACGTTTAAATGGCAGGATAAAAAACTCATCATAAGCCCAAGGTTTCTTATGAGCTACATGTACAATAACAGCTCCATCAACGGTCAGCTGATCAAAAGCAATTCATACAGCATCAGTCCTTCCTTAAACTTTAATTTTGATATCAAAGACAAGCTCAGTATAAAACCATCATACAGCCTGAATTATAATTTTTCCAAATATTCTAATTCTGATATCAACAGCATAAATACAACCAGCCAGTCATTAAAACTGGAACTAACGAATTATCTTTTCCAAAGCAGATTTGTTTTTGGTAATGACTTTGAATACAATACCAATTCCAATATTGCACCGGGCTTTAAAAAAGATTTTTACTTCTGGAACACCAGTCTTGGATATGCATTCTATAAGAAACAGTTTACAGCAAAAATCAAAATTTACGACGTATTAAATCAAAACCAAAGTGTCAGAAGAACAATTACAGACACCTATTTTGAGGACCGCGAAGACCTTATTCTGAAAAGATACATTATGTTTTCTATCAGTATGAAACTGAATACATTCAAAGGTAAAAAATAA
- a CDS encoding CocE/NonD family hydrolase, with the protein MKIHISVLLILFFILGKAQTTEQKDNFVKDNFTKKEFYVPMRDGVKLFTAVYIPKDISNKNKYPFLMQRTCYSIAPYGENEYKAKVGPNTYLMKDKYIFVYQDVRGRYMSEGTFTNMTPQVEHKTKKDVDESTDTYDTIEWLLKNVKDNNGKVGQFGTSYPGFYTAVGTLSQHPALVASSPQAPISDFWNDDFLHNGRFMLGYFRTFPVFGVQKVKPETKAWYMDSFIKQTSEDGLKFYRELGTLKDAYEKYYKNNFFMTEIMDHTNYDEFWQKRSLLPHLKNINHAVMTVGGWFDAEDLSGPLNIYKTIEKTSPKAKNTIVMGPFSHGGWSQEQGKHFHSETYFGDSIATYYQKNVETKFFNHYLKGNTKEDAGLPEALMYDTGAKEWKEFASYPPKNAQKVNFYLSDKTLKKTSGNGYSEYYSDPDNPVLSSDHLKDFNGFTPKNYMSEDQRFAVGRPDVLTFTTDVLTEDMAFAGEIMAKLNIASSSTDADFAVKLIDVYPEDFKPAEKKDGVIYGNYHQMVRSEIMPARFRNSREKGEALVTNQKTAVNFRLQDVVHTFKKGHKIQIQISSTWFPLFAVNPQKFMDNPNFATKEDYTKAFIKVYDDSSIEAEILK; encoded by the coding sequence ATGAAAATCCATATTTCAGTTTTACTTATTCTTTTTTTCATTCTTGGAAAAGCTCAGACAACGGAACAAAAAGACAATTTCGTTAAAGACAATTTCACCAAGAAAGAATTTTATGTTCCGATGCGCGATGGTGTGAAGCTTTTCACAGCCGTATATATCCCGAAAGATATTTCCAATAAGAATAAATATCCTTTCCTGATGCAGAGAACCTGCTACAGTATTGCTCCGTACGGAGAAAATGAATACAAAGCAAAAGTAGGCCCTAACACGTATCTTATGAAGGACAAATATATTTTTGTCTACCAGGATGTACGTGGCAGATATATGAGTGAAGGGACTTTTACCAATATGACACCACAGGTGGAACACAAAACGAAAAAAGATGTTGACGAAAGTACAGATACCTATGACACTATTGAATGGCTTTTGAAAAATGTTAAGGACAACAACGGTAAGGTAGGACAGTTTGGGACCTCTTATCCTGGTTTCTATACTGCTGTAGGAACATTGTCGCAGCATCCCGCTTTGGTAGCCTCTTCTCCTCAGGCTCCTATTTCTGATTTCTGGAATGATGATTTCCTTCACAACGGAAGATTTATGCTGGGATATTTCAGAACATTTCCGGTTTTTGGAGTTCAGAAAGTAAAACCAGAAACAAAAGCATGGTATATGGATTCTTTCATTAAACAAACCTCTGAAGATGGATTAAAATTCTACAGAGAACTTGGTACTCTAAAGGATGCTTATGAAAAGTATTATAAAAATAACTTCTTCATGACGGAGATTATGGATCATACCAACTATGATGAATTCTGGCAAAAAAGAAGCCTACTTCCTCACCTGAAGAATATCAACCATGCGGTAATGACTGTAGGAGGATGGTTTGATGCAGAAGACCTTTCCGGCCCTTTGAATATTTATAAAACGATTGAAAAAACAAGCCCAAAAGCTAAAAATACAATCGTAATGGGGCCATTTTCCCATGGCGGCTGGTCACAGGAACAGGGAAAACATTTCCACAGTGAAACTTATTTTGGAGACAGCATTGCTACCTATTATCAGAAAAATGTTGAAACAAAATTCTTCAACCATTACCTGAAGGGCAATACCAAAGAAGATGCAGGACTTCCGGAAGCTCTTATGTATGATACCGGAGCAAAAGAATGGAAAGAATTTGCTTCTTATCCCCCTAAAAATGCACAGAAAGTAAACTTCTATCTGTCTGATAAAACTTTGAAAAAAACTTCAGGAAATGGATATTCTGAATATTACAGTGATCCTGACAACCCTGTTTTAAGTTCAGATCATTTAAAAGACTTTAATGGCTTTACTCCCAAAAATTATATGTCGGAAGATCAGAGATTTGCAGTAGGAAGACCTGATGTTCTGACTTTCACTACTGATGTTTTGACTGAAGACATGGCTTTTGCCGGAGAAATCATGGCTAAACTGAATATTGCCTCTTCTTCTACAGATGCTGACTTTGCAGTAAAACTGATTGACGTTTATCCTGAAGATTTTAAACCTGCAGAAAAGAAAGATGGTGTGATCTACGGAAACTACCATCAGATGGTAAGAAGTGAAATCATGCCTGCAAGATTCCGAAATTCGAGAGAAAAGGGAGAAGCTCTGGTTACCAATCAGAAAACGGCTGTTAACTTCAGACTTCAGGATGTAGTTCATACTTTCAAAAAAGGACACAAAATCCAGATTCAGATCAGCAGCACTTGGTTCCCATTGTTTGCGGTCAATCCACAGAAGTTTATGGATAATCCGAATTTTGCAACGAAAGAAGATTATACAAAAGCGTTTATCAAAGTATATGATGACAGCTCTATTGAAGCTGAAATTTTAAAATAA
- a CDS encoding alpha-ketoglutarate-dependent dioxygenase AlkB family protein, with protein MSLFEEISDYPLSILPYDGTVHYYGKVFSKEKSDLYYDYLFNQIPWENDEAVIFGKLILTKRKVAWFGDKPFEYTYSKRTKYARIWTPELLELKKKCEEVSGETYNSCLLNLYHDGSEGMAYHSDGETDLKKHGAIASLTFGAERKFLFKHKTTKEKVEILLESGSLLIMKGTTQDNWLHRLPPTTKVKTPRVNLTFRTIED; from the coding sequence ATGAGTCTCTTCGAAGAAATATCCGACTATCCTCTCAGTATACTTCCGTATGACGGAACCGTTCATTATTACGGAAAAGTTTTTTCTAAAGAAAAGTCTGATCTGTACTATGACTATTTATTCAATCAAATACCGTGGGAGAATGATGAAGCGGTAATATTTGGAAAGCTCATTTTAACTAAACGAAAAGTAGCCTGGTTTGGAGATAAACCTTTTGAATATACCTATTCAAAAAGAACAAAATATGCCAGAATATGGACTCCTGAATTATTGGAATTGAAGAAGAAATGTGAAGAAGTTTCAGGAGAAACTTACAATTCGTGTCTGCTCAATTTATACCATGACGGAAGCGAAGGAATGGCCTATCACAGCGATGGTGAAACAGATCTTAAAAAACATGGTGCAATTGCCTCACTGACCTTCGGAGCGGAAAGAAAATTTCTTTTTAAGCATAAGACGACAAAAGAAAAGGTTGAAATACTTCTGGAGTCCGGAAGTTTATTAATCATGAAAGGAACTACACAGGACAACTGGCTTCACAGGCTTCCTCCGACTACAAAAGTAAAAACACCGAGAGTGAATCTGACTTTCAGAACGATTGAAGATTAA